From one Humulus lupulus chromosome 8, drHumLupu1.1, whole genome shotgun sequence genomic stretch:
- the LOC133796912 gene encoding ubiquitin-conjugating enzyme E2-17 kDa-like gives MASKRILKELKDLQKDPPTSCSAGPVAEDMFHWQATIMGPPDSPYAGGVFLVTIHFPPDYPFKPPKVAFRTKVFHPNINSNGSICLDILKEQWSPALTISKVLLSICSLLTDPNPDDPLVPEIAHMYKTDRTKYETTARSWTQKYAMG, from the exons ATGGCATCAAAGCGGATCTTGAAGGAGCTCAAGGATCTCCAGAAAGACCCACCTACATCTTGCAGCGCTG GCCCGGTAGCTGAAGACATGTTTCATTGGCAAGCGACGATAATGGGTCCCCCGGATAGTCCTTATGCAGGAGGAGTTTTTCTAGTTACCATTCATTTCCCTCCTGATTATCCATTTAAACCACCAAAG GTTGCATTCAGAACTAAAGTTTTTCACCCAAATATCAACAGCAATGGCAGTATCTGTCTTGACATTTTGAAAGAACAGTGGAGCCCTGCCTTGACAATATCCAAG GTGTTGCTTTCCATTTGTTCCTTGTTGACGGACCCAAACCCAGACGATCCGCTAGTGCCAGAGATCGCACATATGTACAAGACGGATAGGACCAAGTACGAGACAACTGCTAGAAGCTGGACCCAGAAGTATGCCATGGGCTAA
- the LOC133793712 gene encoding uncharacterized protein LOC133793712, translating to MPDLIVSLEKHFPGRVTYRDSAFLDTLIEQFQRHGLIERAQACPLGQFFKAKPFSFSGVLLHQLMLRKVERKKPEEGQFYLGNTLCRFGIAEFALVTGLNFGKSSSLDELKEHLSSDQIIQEYFNGDSKVSFGQLKDALKASTNPEDAFKMGLCYLIEGVLNAPKKTTTIWGDSLRMVEDIDYFFKYPWGKLSFKKVSKGVQKDMKKQLKHYEEKKKEGSSKKQKEAKYSFNCYATALLYWAFEAMPSLESKFGENSGNQIPRMLSWATKTNITISTTLLVPIFANRRISSILSC from the coding sequence ATGCCTGACCTTATTGTGTCGTTGGAGAAACACTTTCCTGGCCGTGTCACTTATAGGGATAGTGCCttcttggatacccttatagagcagtttcagaggcatggtcttattgaaagggcacaggcatgcccgttgggacagttctttaaggcgaagccgtttagtttttctggggttctgctgcatcagctaatgttgcgtaaggtagaaagaaagaagcctgaagagggtcagttctacctgggcaacactctgtgtagatttggtattgcagagtttgccctagttaccgggctaaattttgggaaatcatcGTCCCTAGATgagttgaaagagcatctttcaagtgatcagatcatccaggaatattttaatggtgattcgaaggttagttttggtcagttgaaagatgcattgaaggcctccacaaacccagaagatgcatttaagatgggtttgtgctatttgatagagggggtactgaatgccccaaagaagacaacgacgatatggggagattccctgaggatggttgaggatattgattactttttcaagtatccatgggggaagttgtcatttaagaaggttagcaaaggagttcaaaaggacatgaagaagcaattgaaacactatgaggagaagaagaaagaggggtcaagcaaaaaacagaaggaggcgaagtatagtttcaATTGCTATGCAACCgcgcttctttactgggcttttgaggccatgccttctCTCGAGAGTAAGTTTggtgagaacagtgggaatcagattccgaggatgcttagctgggctacgaagactaATATCACTATTTCAACAACTCTgttggttcctatattcgccaaccgtcgaataagttccattttatcttgttaa